TTGATGTTCAGGCCCGTGTTCCTCTATTTTACCGTTTAGAATGAGCTCCTTCTCATAAGAAGAGTGGATCGTCTGCACAAGCGGGATGTCAGGAAAAACATTTTTCATGGCGATCCCGGCAATAGGATGATGAGCATGAATAAGATCATAGGGCTTCTGAATGCGAAGCCGGGTCCACCACAAATAGTCACGGTACGTCTGGATATATTTTTGTACAACTGGATACTGTCCATACTGCGTCCAGTCAAAGGTTTCAAAGTTTACTTCATCCCTACCCTTGTTACGAATCCGTTTAGGGATAGAAAATAGCTCCATCTCCCAACGGGGAGAAGCAAATCGCTCTTGCAAATATGGAATCATAGATGAAACGCCGCCCGGTTGCTCGGGTGGGAAAAAGAGAGCCTGTAGCAATTTCATGACGTGCTTCCCCTTTCAAGCCATTGTACTGACCGGAACACAGGTTGTATGTATAGGTTTCCGGATTTTCTGAAAGATGATATATTGAGAATAAATATTAAGTACAAAAGAAAATTATAACATTTTAATTGGGATCAATCCTGTCTATTGTATCGGAACGATATCGCCCGTTCAATAGATTTACTATCAAGACAGATGGAGTCGGTGACATTGACGTTGTTGTCCTTAATGGGAACATGGGGTTTCCCATCTTTAGCCGGGGCCGTAACTGCAGCCTGCGGTTTGTATATTATACTCATGATGGCGCTTATGTGCGTGATCATATATAGCAGACAACGAAAAAAAGCCTATATTCTTTTTTCCGTTGCCGCTATTTTTATTATGACATATGAAGCCATGAATCTCTATTCGGCGAGTGGAGGCAAGATGCTGCTGCACGGAATCGTGTGGAAAAATACGCTGGAGGCATTTGCCTTCATGCTCATCAATGCCGCCGTATTTCAACTCTATCGAAAGCTAAAACGTGCGGAAACATGGACTCTGCTGTTACTGGGCGCGTTATTGATATTGCCGGTTCTTGCCTGGACTTTCAGCCTGCTGCCCGCTTGGATCAGCGCAGCAAAGCTGGTGGATTTTACTCTGTTTTATCGAGTATTGGTGCTCATACTGAGTATGGTGTTCATCACCCCGAGAATCGGCCAGCCCAGAAAATTTACAGTCGGCTTGCTTCTGTATTTGCTCTGGCTTGGTTGTCTGTGGCTGGGAAGTGATATCCCTGTAGAGGAAGGCGCGGAAAATACAGTTCTGTGGATGTCATTTTTGCCGCTGCTGTATTACACCACGTTGTTTATCATTCTGTTTGAACGGATTGTGGAGCTGCTGCAAAGGATTTACCGTTCTTCCATCACAGATGGTCTGACGGGTCTGTACAACCGCAAATACTTTTCGGGACGACTGCGACGATACATGGAGCAGGGAATCCGCGTATCGGTCATTTTTTGCGATATCGACAATTTCAAAAAACTGAATGATACACAGGGGCACGCCCGCGCGGATGAAGTGCTGAAGCAGGTCGCGCAGATTATGGAGGATGAGCTGGATGAAATCGGACTGACCGGGCGTTATGGCGGCGAGGAACTGGTGGCGATGGTTGTGGATCGACGTGCCAAGGTCGAACAGGTCGCAGAACGCATTCGCAAGCGGGTCGCCGAGGAAAGCATCGTGACCATCAGTGTCGGCCATAGTACAGTCAAAAATGAAATGGACCCGGATGAACTGGTCAAGCAGGCGGATCAGGCGATGTACATATCCAAAACGACAGGTAAAAACAAGGTTACAGCTTATAAAGCAACAGAAGTGAAAAAAAGCCGAACAGCAAAGGCACAATAATTTGAGCCCTCATCCGTTATCTATATGATATAAAATGACGCACAGCGAACTCTAATATGAGCCTGTGCGTCATTTTATTGCATATCCTCATGAAGTCTCCGAGGTTGCAGATGCCAAATCCCGCCCAATCCATGCCAGCTCCTCGTGAGTCAGCTCACGATAGCTGCCCAGCGGCAGCTGTTCGTCCAGCGTTAACGGGCCCATGGCCGTTCTTTTAAGATAGGTCACCTTTTTACCAACCGCCTCGAACATACGCTTCACCTGATGAAATTTCCCTTCATGGATCACAAGCGAAATATAGGAAATGACTTCTTTATCCGCCTGCTGCAGATGTTCGTGCCGAAGAATGGTCAGCTGAGCGGGAAGGGTAACATAGCCGTCGTCCAGCTCCACTCCAGCAGCAAACTGATGAATATCCTCTTCCGTGACATGACCCGATACGGTAGCTTCATACGTTTTGGGGACATGACGTCGTGGAGACAATAGTTCATGCGCCAGCTTGCCGTCGTTGGTCAACAACAAGAGCCCTTCTGTATCTTTATCCAATCGCCCTACTGGAAAAGGCTCAAAATGTCGTTCCTCCGCACTCAGCAAATCCAGCACCGTCCGTTCCCGCGTATCCTCGGTTGCAGAAATTACACCAGGCGGCTTGTGCAACATAATATAAATATACTCCCGAAAAACAACACGTTCCCCATTCACTTCGATCTGATCGTTGTACGGATGAACCTGCAAGCCGCTATCCTTGATGGTTCGACCATTCACCGTAATGATCCCTTGCTTCACCTGTCTCTTGATATCACTGCGCGAACCATATCCCATATGGGTTAAAACTTTGTCCAAACGCTGCGTTTGTCTGCCCTTTTCACTCATACCGATGTCCACCTCCAGCCTGTTGGATATTCATTTTTGAGCATACCGTCCTGCCACTTTCCCCATCCGGCTGTATATCCATCAATACATATGAGAACGTAGCCTTTGGGCTGTGCGTCGTTCTTCAATGTGATTCGCTGAACCGGGATGGATAAGGTTTCACCCTTCAAATAACGGATCGCTTCAGCATCTGAACTGGAGAGGTTTATGCTTCTAACCGCCTCAGACGGACGCAAAGCTACCGCTAACGGGTGTGAAGGGACAAATCGACCATTCTTGTCCGTTCCTATAAACCAGCCTGGACGCACTACTTTAAGGCCGTTCAGACGATGTGAGGCCAGCGGCGACTGATAGATGCGATCTCCATAGACGACCGTGTAGCCTGTAAATGATATCTCAAGCTGCTCTTGTACAAACTGGCGATAGGACTCCATCACATCATGCGATGTGCGCGCAACCTTTACAGCCTCTTTGCCAGAACGGGACTTGCTACCCTCAAAGCCGCGTCCGGACGCTCCTTTACCTGGCTTCCCATCCATTCCTTTTTTATTTCGTTTAGCATCTCCACTGGCATACCTGCTCTGTCCGTTTCGAGCCAGCGATTCCTCGACAGACAAATGCTGTTCCCTACGTGGCCGTTCTGCATCCATGTTCAAAGCCTTTTCTGCCACAGCGGCACGACTACCCTGATGCTGCAATACAGCGATAAAATGCCCCTCGCCCTCTACAAGATGCGGCCAGAGGCGTGCCGTCCCACGCAGCTCAGGGTGGGCTGCCGCAACCGTTTCACTCACCCATTCCGGATGTCCTGGTGCAAAGCCTGCTCCTGAAGGAACAGGAATAACCTCAAAATCAGGGTGAGCCGCCAGAAACTCTGCGATCATCCCCTCATTTTCCTCCGGTGCAAAGGTACAGGTCGAATAAACAATCCTTCCCCCGTCGCTCAACATCGAAGCCGCTACGCGCAAAATGTCCCGTTGCATGACCACACATTTTTCCACAGAGTGCGTTTCCCATTGCTTCGCCATGTCCTCATCCTTGCGGAACATGCCTTCTCCCGAACAAGGCGCATCAATTAAAATCTTGTCAAAAAAATGAGGAAAGGCCTCGGCGATCCGGTCCGGGCTTTCATTCAATACCACGGCATTACGCACACCGTATAATTCCACATTTTTAGCCAACGCCTTGGTTCGTTCCGCGCTAATATCATTCGTTACCAATACACCGCTTCCTTGCAGCTTGGCGGCTATTTGAGTCGATTTCCCCCCCGGTGCAGCGCACAGGTCCAATACAGTCTCATCCACAGCTACATTTAGCAGTTCTACCGGAGACATTGCACTGGGTTCCTGCACATAATACAGCCCCGCATGGTAGTAAGGATGCAACCCGGGCTTCGTACCGTGCGGAATGTAAAAACCTGTACTACACCACGGTATCGGACGCAGCTCAAATGGCGAAATCGCCTTAAACGCCTCCACCGGAATTTTTAATGTATTGACTCGTATTCCCGCATGTGGCGTATGCTCATAAGCAGCCATAAAAGCTTCAAATTCGTCACCAAGCAGTTGCTCCATGCGCTTCACAAATGCTGTAGGAAGCTGTACACCCATAATCGTAATCATCCTGTCCTGTTAAAATAAAATTAATTGTACCATAATCGATCCGTTATGCCGCAATAATGCTGTGGTTTACAAACTTTCACTACACACTGTAATGTTGTATAATAATGAGATTCTTAGCTACATATTTTGAATTTTGATAGGAGAGATTATATTGAACGCCCAAAAATCCAACAAGAAGAAGCTTATACCTGTCATTGGCTTTTTTGTTGTGCTGGCCATTTTGATTGGAGTGCTGCTTGCTTTAAATTCAGGCACTAAAAACAATCTGTATGGCGTATCCACAGCTTCTTTAAAGCCAGCCACTCAAGAACTGCTGAATGATCCGAACTATCAGCAGATTATTAAGCCAGAAGATCTGAAAAGCAAAATTGATAATAAAGAAAGCTTTTTCGTATATCATTTTGCCTCCGACTGTGTTCATTGCCGCGCCACTACTCCCCAGCTAATGCCTTTGAGCAAGCAGGAGAATATCACAATGCATGAGTTTAACCTGCGCGAGTATGAGGACGGCTGGGACAAGTACAACATTCAATATACGCCTACGCTAGTCTATTACGAAAAAGGCGTGGAAAAGGATCGTATGGAAGGCGGCTTGAAGGAGGACCCTTCTGACAACGGCTTTACACTTGACGATTTCAAAGCCTTTTTTGAAAAATATAAAAAGAACGTGACCTCCTAGAGGACGTTCGCACATTCTGGAACGATAAAGCAGCCCGATCCCCTCAAAATGGATCGGGCTGCTTGCTTATTATGATGCGCTTCGAATTACGTCGCGTCCTTCGTTTCGGGCGAGGCTATGCAGGAGTCGTCAGCGCCCAGTCTGCGCCTGATTGAAGCTTCCAGCGCCTGCTGACGCTGCTTATGCTTTTCCCCACGCTGCGGGCTTCGCTGCTGCGGGATATTGGCGGGAATGAGCGGCGATGCATTCTCTACGGCCTGGCGTAACGCGGGCTCGACGATTTCAATCGTCAAATCCCGATAAACCGGTGGCCGATGTTGAAGATCTTCCTTGACAGCGGCAACAAATTCGGCTAGCTGACGGGCACAAACACGTGCTTCGTCCACCAGCTTCAACATATTAATGCCCAGCGCCTGCGGTGGAGCATGTTCCAGCCTGTGTACCGCACTGTCCAGCATCATATGCCCACCACGATAGTTCCCATTGCGAAAATGAAACAGCCCAACAGCTATTTGCAGTAAACCTTTATATACAGGGTCACGGTCCAGCTTAAGCCACAGCTCTTCCAGTACCTCATGACATTCAAAATAATCCCGATCCCGATTGAAGTATACCAAGTATGTCACGTACAACGGTTCATAGGAAAGGTTCACCATTCATTGTTCATCCCTGTCTTCTTCCTTGGTTGAAGATTCCAGCATCTGCTTGACTTCATCGTGAAGCTGCTTGATTCCTTCCATATCGTGTTGCTCCCACAGCTCATTAAACCTGCGCTGTGCCTCAATCGTTTCGCTAATCTTATGGTAAAAATACAAGCGATGCATACCTGTCAGCACTTTGGAAACGATATTTGCTTCATCCTCAAATTTTTTCTGTGCTTCCAATATTTCAAGGCGAATGGAAGACATCTCATTATCCAATACAAAGGCTGCTTCAGCGGCCTTTTTCAACCGTGCCCGCATTTCATCCGGCAAGCTTTCACGATACTTATAGCTGAGTGAGTGCTCGATGGTGGCCCAGAAATTCATAGCCAATGTACGGATCTGAATTTCCGCCAGCACAATTTTCAATCCCAGCGCCGTTTGCACCGGATATTCTACAATCATATGAAAGCTGCGGTAGCCGCTATCTTTATAGTTGGTGATATAGTCCTTTTCATATAGAACAGTCAAATCCTTGCGCCCTCGAATGTACTCGGCTACCCGCCGAATATCCTCAACGAATTGACACATAATACGGATGCCCGCAATATCCTCGATTCCCGTCTCCAGCTGATCAGGAGAAACCTGCAATCTTTTCGCTTTATCGAGGATGCTTGATATTTTTTTAACCCGTCCGGTTACGAATTCGATAGGAGCGTATTCCTCGCGCTTCTTCAGCTCCGCACGCATTGTTTTGAACTTGACCTTAAGCTCCTCCACCGCCTGATCGTATGGCAGCAAAAATGTTCCCCAGTCTCTTCCGTCCATCCCCGTACCTCCTGTCTCTTCCGATACCACATTTTTTATCTGTGATCTGCACCAACAGCCTCGGTTATGTGTCTAAAGCCGTCCTTTCGAAGCAGTTCACGCAGACCGGCGTGTAAAGCCCGGTTGACTTCCGGTCCCTCGTAGATCAATGCTGTATAAATTTCAATCAGGCTCGCGCCTGCTTTAATTTTGTCATAGGCATCACGGCTGGTGAAAATACCGCCCGATCCGATAATAGGCAGCTTCCCCTCCGTCTGGCGGTATACCCGCCCGATAACCTCTGTAGAACGGTCACGCAGCGGCTTGCCGCTCAGTCCTCCCGTTTCGCTCGCATTTCGGTGTGTCAGACCAGCCCTGGATATTGTTGTATTGGTCGCAATAATACCGTCCACTCCACTGGCAGCAATCGCATCCGTCATATATTCCAGTTCCTCATCCGATACGTCTGGCGCTATTTTAACCAGCACAGACTTGGCTTCGCCAGACTTGGCCGCCTGCACGCCCATCTCTGCCCGAACCGCTTCCAGCAATGATTTCAGTTCACTGCCATGCTGGAGCTTACGCAAATCCGGTGTATTCGGGGAGCTAATATTCACTACAAAGAAGTCCGCATATGGATATAGCGCGGATATACACTTTTCATAATCCTTATGTGCATCCTCATTGGGCGTGGTTTTGTTTTTGCCAATATTAACAGCGACCGGAACGGGCCGATGTTTGAGTGCAGCCAATCGTTCGGCCATACTCTCCGCTCCCAGATTGTTAAAGCCCATCCGATTGACCAATGCCTCATCGGGAGGCAACCGGAACAAACGGGGCCGATCATTTCCGGGCTGTCCGACAGGTGTCACCGTGCCTACTTCCATAAATCCAAACCCAATCGAGGAAAAGCCGGCAACCGCTTCCGCATTTTTATCCAATCCCGCAGCCAGTCCAATCGGGTTGGGAAAATGAAGGCCGAACAGATCAACGGCAAGGTCCTCCGTTTCCTTGACTCCGTACATGCCTCGCAGCGTTGCTGCTCCACCGGGAAGCGCCCCCGCGTACTTTAAGCCACCAATGACTACATGATGGGCCGTTTCCGGACTCATTTTGAAAAAAACAGGTTTTGCAATCCTTCGATACAACACGTTATCATCCACTCCGTTCTATGCCCTTGCACATTCCTAAAAAACATCTTTACAAAATAGTTTAGCTTTTTCCATACCAAAAAGAAAGTAATTTGCGAGGTACGGCAGCAGAACCATTCAGTTGTCATAGAGATGTCATTGAAAATGTATAATCAAACCATTTACAATGGACATAGTAAGACAGGGTTTTAGCCCGTCAGAAAAGAGGGATTGCTGATATGAAGACCAAGCGCAAGCCGCCCAGTCTGCAAAAGAAAAAGGACGAGGTGAACAAGAAGGCGATCGTATGGACCGCCGTCAGCTTTGTTCTCCTCATCGTTGTGATCGTCCTGGTCATTGTTTTAGCACAAGCGGGAACCCGTTAAACAACAAGTAGCTCTTGCATCGAAAAGGTTAATTTAACCAGTGATAGGTTTTGCGGGGATTCGTCTGATCGTGCTTCGACTCGCTCGTAAATCGGGAATCAGGCACAAGCACTTGATCAGGCAATCCCCCAGTACCAATGACTACCTCCGTACCTGAAGGCACAAGAGCAAACAATTCCTCCACATCCCTCTTGCCCATGCGGACACAGCCCAACGACTCATTTTTCCCGATGCTGTCTGGCTCGTTGGTGCCATGGATGGCATAATTCGTTGCAGACAGCTGCATTCCACGGCTACCGAACTCACCATTGGATTTACCGTTTGGATTCACTACTTTATCGGTAATTACAAATTTCCCTTCCGGCGTTTTTTCTCCACCCAATCCCACTGAATAATTCCGGATGAGCACATTGCCACTCAACAGTCCGAGCCTGTGCTTGGATTTGTCTACCACAATTCGCAGCGGCTGCCCCAGAAAAGGCCGTCCATGCAGCGACGATGCCAGTAAAGGACTGCTCTCAGCCGACGAGCCAGCCTGTTGATCTGATTCCTTCCCTGTCCGTTGTCCCGGTGAAGCAAGTAAATTACGCATAGGTACAAAAGCCTTCTTCATCTCCTCTGTCGTACCGTACATCATGTTATCAGGAAAATTTCGGGTCAGCTCATCAAGGCTCCGGGGAAGACGTTGATGCTGCGAACGAAAAGCACGCATGGAGCTATTCAGCACAGCCAGTTCCTCCTGGCCGGCAGCCCATTCCAGACCTGCTTTGCGAAGATTCTCCCTGTCCGACGGCTTGCAAGCACACGCAGCGGCGTCATAAGACTGAACAGCTAATCCACCATTACCTCTGTTTTGCACACTGAGTAATGGCTGCATTCCATCTCTCCAAAGTAACCATGAGCCGCTTTGCTCCATACCCAGCACGGTGGTTTTGGGGGGCAGGCGATCCGTCTTTGTCAGCATATCAGCAAGCGCCGTTTCAGCTCCGCTCCCTTTTCGACCTTGAGCCGTAAACACGCCACCAGCATTAGTCCCACCGATCTGAGCTGTCTCCTTTGGATCAACATCCGGTACTTCTGCAGCTTTCACGTTATCAACTGCTGTGCGCTCGGTTCCGGGTGGTACGGATGCGTTCTCATTTGAATGCTTCGGCGCATTGGCTGAGGGCACCCATATGAGCAAAAGTACCATGAGGGCAGTTAGCAGATGACGTGCACGGGCTGTTCGTCGCTCCTTCTCCTTGGACATCTGAACCAGTTTATCCTGATATTCCATCCATACGTCTGCCGGAATCTGTTTATGCTCGAAGGCTTCAAACACTTCCCCCGCGCGATTGAAGCAATAATTTGCTTTGCCCTCCTGACCGCTGCTCTCATACTCTTTACCGAGTAAATACCAGGCCATTTTATTATCAGGATGCTTTTTTACATACGATTTAAGATGAGGCGAATGGTCCATCGGATCCTCCTGATCGTGTAATCTTGCATACTTCCTATTATGTATATCGGTCGAAGCAGGCCAGATGGACAGCATAAAAAAAACGTCTATCGACGTACTTTCACGGAAGCCAGACCGCGCTTAGCGGAAGTTTTTCTTGCGATTATAGAATAGTTCAGCTCCGCTGAACCATTCTATAATCTTAAAAAAACAGCACCGTCAGCATACCTTCACCGTTATACGGCGAAGGAAGCTGTCGATGCTGTGTCCACCCAAGAAGCCTACACTTAACCTTCTTTGTTGAACGGCTCGTCCGCAACTTTGATAGAATCTGTAGGGCAACCATCACAAGCATCCTGCATATCATCATACAGGTCTTCTGAGATCGCCTTGATGCCTTGATTTGCATCTCCCTCAAAGATGACTTCAGCCAAACCTTCATCATCATAATCATAAATGTCTGGTGCTGTAGCGCCACAGGCTCCACAAGCAATGCATGTATCTTTTTCTACCCAAGTGTATTTAGCCATAACTGTTCTCTTCCTCCTATACAATCAAACAAACCAGCTTTTGCATTCTATTCACATATTAATACAAACGAAAAATTATTACAAATTATTTTCCTTTATCCTTGATGTAAAAAACACTTATAGTATAACCTTCTGCTGTTCTGCATAAATTCACCAAAAAATTCACTCAGGGGACGGAAGATTGTCTTTTTGCAGTGAAGTTCCACGCAGTTTGGAATTGCGAAGAAGCACTGAAGGATCATCTCCCAGCATCCCGGCAGTCAAAATTGCATTTTCACCAAATTTGTCGCGCAGCGCATCCATCGTCTTCAATAGACTTTCTTTCTTCGGCTGATCCTGGTATTCGAAAAGATCCAGCTGAACGGCCGCTTCCTCCTTCGGAATGAGCTGCTGCAGCGTAATTCCCAGCAAACGCACAGGCTTGTCCTCTTCCCAATGACGACGATACAGCGCACAAGCTTCCTTATATATGTCTTCAGCATTTTCCGTAGGAGTACTTCTAATCTGAGAACGCGTAAAAGTTTTCATATCTGGCGTCCGAATCGTCAGCTGAATACCTCCTGCCAGCATACCGTGTCGTCGAAGCCTCCGGGCTACCTGGTCGCTAATGTTAAGAAGTACCCGCTGAGCCTCTTCCAGCTTCACCACATCCATAGGCAAAGTAGTCGTATGACCGATGGACTTGTTAGGTTCTCGTTCCGTGCTGACTGGAGAATGATTAATCCCGTTAGCCGCCAATTTGAGCCACGATCCTGTCACGCCAAATGCGCCAATTAACATTTGTTCATCCGCCTTGGCCAGTTGCCCGATCGTGCGAATGTTCATTTGCAGGAGTTTGTCTGCCGTTTTGCGACCCACACCAAACAATTGACTGCAAGGAAGCTTCCACAAAATGCCGGGCACATCACGCAGACGCAAAACCGATATTCCACGCGGCTTTTTTAAATCAGAGGCCATTTTCGCTAACAGCTTGTTGGGCGCCACTCCGATTGAGCAGGGCAAGCCAAGCTCATCATTGACTCTGCGCTTGATTTCCTCTGCAATTTCCAGAGGTGTTCCAAACTGCCTGGAACCTGTAATGTCCAGATAACATTCATCAATCGAAGTGGCCTCCAGCATAGGCGTATACGAATAAGCAATGCTCATAAACGCTTTGGAATAACGACGGTACAAGTGAAAATCAGGCTGTATTACGATGAGCTGTGGACAAATCCGGCGCGCCTGCTGAACAACCATCCCTGTTGAAATACCCAAGCGTCGGGCTTCGTAGGAGCAGGTTACAATTACACCTCTGCGCAGCTCACTACTGCCAGCTACGGCGGTAGGCAACCCCTTATATTTCTCCGGTTCCTCCGCTGCATGAACGGAACAATAAAATGCATTCATATCCACATGCAAAATAACTCGCCCATCGACCGGATAATAAGCACTGACATCTTTCACGCTCAACCCTTCTTTTATCTGTAAATTCACCCGTTCTTACGGGAATATGTCTCTTGGTTTAAATTTAGATCCGGATTCTCCTTCTATTTTACATGAGATTTTACATGAGAATAAAGACTTTCCGGCCATAAAATGATAATTATATATTACATTTGAAGTCATTAGTTGATATAATCGAGTATCATACGAACAAGGCAGGCTGACGCTTTCCTGTTTTTAAGCGTTAAACAACTAAACAAATCAGCTTAAAAAGCAAAGTTTCATTAAAATCTG
This DNA window, taken from Paenibacillus kribbensis, encodes the following:
- a CDS encoding DNA polymerase IV, with amino-acid sequence MKDVSAYYPVDGRVILHVDMNAFYCSVHAAEEPEKYKGLPTAVAGSSELRRGVIVTCSYEARRLGISTGMVVQQARRICPQLIVIQPDFHLYRRYSKAFMSIAYSYTPMLEATSIDECYLDITGSRQFGTPLEIAEEIKRRVNDELGLPCSIGVAPNKLLAKMASDLKKPRGISVLRLRDVPGILWKLPCSQLFGVGRKTADKLLQMNIRTIGQLAKADEQMLIGAFGVTGSWLKLAANGINHSPVSTEREPNKSIGHTTTLPMDVVKLEEAQRVLLNISDQVARRLRRHGMLAGGIQLTIRTPDMKTFTRSQIRSTPTENAEDIYKEACALYRRHWEEDKPVRLLGITLQQLIPKEEAAVQLDLFEYQDQPKKESLLKTMDALRDKFGENAILTAGMLGDDPSVLLRNSKLRGTSLQKDNLPSPE
- a CDS encoding RsmB/NOP family class I SAM-dependent RNA methyltransferase, which encodes MGVQLPTAFVKRMEQLLGDEFEAFMAAYEHTPHAGIRVNTLKIPVEAFKAISPFELRPIPWCSTGFYIPHGTKPGLHPYYHAGLYYVQEPSAMSPVELLNVAVDETVLDLCAAPGGKSTQIAAKLQGSGVLVTNDISAERTKALAKNVELYGVRNAVVLNESPDRIAEAFPHFFDKILIDAPCSGEGMFRKDEDMAKQWETHSVEKCVVMQRDILRVAASMLSDGGRIVYSTCTFAPEENEGMIAEFLAAHPDFEVIPVPSGAGFAPGHPEWVSETVAAAHPELRGTARLWPHLVEGEGHFIAVLQHQGSRAAVAEKALNMDAERPRREQHLSVEESLARNGQSRYASGDAKRNKKGMDGKPGKGASGRGFEGSKSRSGKEAVKVARTSHDVMESYRQFVQEQLEISFTGYTVVYGDRIYQSPLASHRLNGLKVVRPGWFIGTDKNGRFVPSHPLAVALRPSEAVRSINLSSSDAEAIRYLKGETLSIPVQRITLKNDAQPKGYVLICIDGYTAGWGKWQDGMLKNEYPTGWRWTSV
- a CDS encoding GTP pyrophosphokinase, whose translation is MDGRDWGTFLLPYDQAVEELKVKFKTMRAELKKREEYAPIEFVTGRVKKISSILDKAKRLQVSPDQLETGIEDIAGIRIMCQFVEDIRRVAEYIRGRKDLTVLYEKDYITNYKDSGYRSFHMIVEYPVQTALGLKIVLAEIQIRTLAMNFWATIEHSLSYKYRESLPDEMRARLKKAAEAAFVLDNEMSSIRLEILEAQKKFEDEANIVSKVLTGMHRLYFYHKISETIEAQRRFNELWEQHDMEGIKQLHDEVKQMLESSTKEEDRDEQ
- a CDS encoding pseudouridine synthase, with the protein product MSEKGRQTQRLDKVLTHMGYGSRSDIKRQVKQGIITVNGRTIKDSGLQVHPYNDQIEVNGERVVFREYIYIMLHKPPGVISATEDTRERTVLDLLSAEERHFEPFPVGRLDKDTEGLLLLTNDGKLAHELLSPRRHVPKTYEATVSGHVTEEDIHQFAAGVELDDGYVTLPAQLTILRHEHLQQADKEVISYISLVIHEGKFHQVKRMFEAVGKKVTYLKRTAMGPLTLDEQLPLGSYRELTHEELAWIGRDLASATSETS
- a CDS encoding thioredoxin family protein → MNAQKSNKKKLIPVIGFFVVLAILIGVLLALNSGTKNNLYGVSTASLKPATQELLNDPNYQQIIKPEDLKSKIDNKESFFVYHFASDCVHCRATTPQLMPLSKQENITMHEFNLREYEDGWDKYNIQYTPTLVYYEKGVEKDRMEGGLKEDPSDNGFTLDDFKAFFEKYKKNVTS
- a CDS encoding quinone-dependent dihydroorotate dehydrogenase translates to MLYRRIAKPVFFKMSPETAHHVVIGGLKYAGALPGGAATLRGMYGVKETEDLAVDLFGLHFPNPIGLAAGLDKNAEAVAGFSSIGFGFMEVGTVTPVGQPGNDRPRLFRLPPDEALVNRMGFNNLGAESMAERLAALKHRPVPVAVNIGKNKTTPNEDAHKDYEKCISALYPYADFFVVNISSPNTPDLRKLQHGSELKSLLEAVRAEMGVQAAKSGEAKSVLVKIAPDVSDEELEYMTDAIAASGVDGIIATNTTISRAGLTHRNASETGGLSGKPLRDRSTEVIGRVYRQTEGKLPIIGSGGIFTSRDAYDKIKAGASLIEIYTALIYEGPEVNRALHAGLRELLRKDGFRHITEAVGADHR
- a CDS encoding L,D-transpeptidase, whose protein sequence is MDHSPHLKSYVKKHPDNKMAWYLLGKEYESSGQEGKANYCFNRAGEVFEAFEHKQIPADVWMEYQDKLVQMSKEKERRTARARHLLTALMVLLLIWVPSANAPKHSNENASVPPGTERTAVDNVKAAEVPDVDPKETAQIGGTNAGGVFTAQGRKGSGAETALADMLTKTDRLPPKTTVLGMEQSGSWLLWRDGMQPLLSVQNRGNGGLAVQSYDAAACACKPSDRENLRKAGLEWAAGQEELAVLNSSMRAFRSQHQRLPRSLDELTRNFPDNMMYGTTEEMKKAFVPMRNLLASPGQRTGKESDQQAGSSAESSPLLASSLHGRPFLGQPLRIVVDKSKHRLGLLSGNVLIRNYSVGLGGEKTPEGKFVITDKVVNPNGKSNGEFGSRGMQLSATNYAIHGTNEPDSIGKNESLGCVRMGKRDVEELFALVPSGTEVVIGTGGLPDQVLVPDSRFTSESKHDQTNPRKTYHWLN
- a CDS encoding ferredoxin; this encodes MAKYTWVEKDTCIACGACGATAPDIYDYDDEGLAEVIFEGDANQGIKAISEDLYDDMQDACDGCPTDSIKVADEPFNKEG
- a CDS encoding DUF309 domain-containing protein; the protein is MVNLSYEPLYVTYLVYFNRDRDYFECHEVLEELWLKLDRDPVYKGLLQIAVGLFHFRNGNYRGGHMMLDSAVHRLEHAPPQALGINMLKLVDEARVCARQLAEFVAAVKEDLQHRPPVYRDLTIEIVEPALRQAVENASPLIPANIPQQRSPQRGEKHKQRQQALEASIRRRLGADDSCIASPETKDAT
- a CDS encoding GGDEF domain-containing protein codes for the protein MESVTLTLLSLMGTWGFPSLAGAVTAACGLYIILMMALMCVIIYSRQRKKAYILFSVAAIFIMTYEAMNLYSASGGKMLLHGIVWKNTLEAFAFMLINAAVFQLYRKLKRAETWTLLLLGALLILPVLAWTFSLLPAWISAAKLVDFTLFYRVLVLILSMVFITPRIGQPRKFTVGLLLYLLWLGCLWLGSDIPVEEGAENTVLWMSFLPLLYYTTLFIILFERIVELLQRIYRSSITDGLTGLYNRKYFSGRLRRYMEQGIRVSVIFCDIDNFKKLNDTQGHARADEVLKQVAQIMEDELDEIGLTGRYGGEELVAMVVDRRAKVEQVAERIRKRVAEESIVTISVGHSTVKNEMDPDELVKQADQAMYISKTTGKNKVTAYKATEVKKSRTAKAQ